The Devosia sp. genome segment GACGCTTGGACATTTGGGGGCCGGCCTGATGCTGTCGGCATTGGCGACCGCGGGAGCGGCAGCACAACAGGTTACCGACTGGAGCGGCTTTTATGCCGGCATCTATGCCGGATACGCGCTCGACAATGTCGCGGCCACGAGTTCGACAACCACCATACCCCCTACGCCTGCGGGCGGCTCGGTGATCTCGGGCACGATCGGGAGCAACAATACCCGGATCGAAGGCGTGCTCGGCGGTATCGGCGCCGGCTATGCCTATCAGCACAACCAGTTCGTTCTGGGTGTTGATGGCGCCGTCCATGCCGGTGGCCTGGGCAAGACGCGGTCCAGCACACTCGACCTTCAGGGTACAGATGGCGTCGACAGCTACACGATCCTGAACACCACCGACACCAGCATCAACCTTGACTGGTACACGACCCTGACCGGCTCTTTCGGCATCGCCTTCGAGCAGGATTGGCTCTTCTACATCAAGGGCGGTGCGGCGGTGGCCAATGTGAGTTCGCAATCCGACAGCACCCTGGACGTCTCCGCGACTGACCCGGCTATCCTGCCGCTGCCTTTCCCGCCCGGAACCTCGACAGCCTCGGCGTCATCCAGCCGCTTGCTGGTGGGCCCGACCGTCGGTGCCGGGGTTGAAAAGATGCTCAATGCCAATGTGTCGCTGGGCGCCGAATATGCCTTTGTCGGCCTTCCCGATGCGACTGTCCCGACTGCGGGCCTTGCCCTGTTCGGCGGTGGCGGCAATCTCACCGTGCCCATGGGTTTCCATACCGTCAAGGCAACGCTGAAATACCATTTCTGATCCATGCATTCGTTTCGGCCGCGTGATTGTGGCACGCGGTCCAGACCCGGCAGGCCACCTGCCGGGTCTTTTGCTGTCTGGATTTCCGGCTGCGGGGCGGGCATGGTGCGCCCGAAAAGGAGCCCGCCATGACGACACTTTCCGGCCCCATGCTGCCGCCCGCCAATGGCGGCGCTCCCGATGCTGCTGTGGTGCTGCTGCATGGCTATGGCAGCGACGGACGGGACCTGATTGGCCTGGCTCCGGCCTGGCAGGGCCTGCTGCCCGGCGCCCTGTTTGTCTCCCCCAACGCGCCTCAACCCCTCGGCATGGGCGGCTATCAGTGGTTCCCGATAGACTGGACGGGCGACCGTGTGGCCAGCCGCCAACTCGGCATTGCCGAAGCCCGGCCCGTCGTCGCCCGGTTTCTGTCCGATCTTTGGGCACAGACTGGCATCGCCCCCGAACGCACCCTGTTGGCCGGCTTCAGCCAGGGTGCCATGGTTGCCCTCCACGTCGCCACCGCCCTGCCGCATGATCAACAACTGATGGGCGTCATCAGCTTTTCAGGGGCATTTCTTCCCCCGGAGGGCCTGGGTGGACCAGGCCTGGCGCGCCCGCCCGTATGCCTCGTGCATGGCGATATGGATGAAGTCGTCGACCCCAATCTCAGCGCCGACGCGGATCGGGTGCTGCGCGATGCCGGTTTTGATGTCAGCTATCACGTCAGCCGCGGCACCGGCCACGGCATCGCCCCCGACGGGCTGGATTTCGCCAGTGCCTTCATTGCCGGGGTCAGCGCAAAATAGCGTTCATCCCCGCTTCACAGCCCTGACACAAAGGGCTTAGTATAACGGAGCTATGGACTTACGCGATTCCCGCTCCGGGAGACTCAAGTGACCATCCATGTGTCGCCTGAGGCTTGTCCCGCCCTTGTACTGAACGCCGATTTCAGGCCGCTCAGCTATTACCCGCTCTCATTGTGGTCCTGGCAGGACGCGATCAAGGCCGTGTGCCTGGATCGGGTCAATATCGTGTCGCACTATGACACCATCATCCACTCCCCCAGTTTCGAGATGAAACTGCCCAGCGTGGTGTCGCTGCGGGACTATGTGAAGCCGGCGCGCCATCCCGCATTCACCCGCTTCAACGTCTTCCTGCGCGATCGCTTTCAGTGCCAATATTGCGGCAGCAAGGACGAATTGACCTTCGACCACGTCATTCCCCGCTCCAAGGGTGGCCTCACCACCTGGGAGAATGTCGTTGCGGCCTGTGCGCCTTGCAACCTGCGCAAGGCCAACCGCCTGCCCCACGAAATCAAGATGTTCCCGCATCAGGCGCCCTATGCGCCCAGCGTGCACGACCTGCACAATAATGGCCGGCTGTTTCCACCCAACCATCTGCACCAGAGCTGGCTCGACTTCCTCTACTGGGACATCGAGCTGGAGCCGTAACGCTTAGCGGGTACGCCGCGCCTGAAAGATCATGGCTCCGGCCAAGAGGACCACGATGGCCAGCGAGATCAGCGTGTTGTAGCCCGCCAGCGACAGGCCGAGGAACCGGAACTGCACCACATCGCAGCCGATCACCGGCGTGAGATTGTCGAGTGCGTCCATGCTGAAGCTCTCGCCAACACCGGTGCAGGCAGTCGGACCCGGCCAGAACCCCCATTCGACCCCCGAATGAAAGCCACCGAGAAACGTGCCCCAGGCAAACAGCGCCGTTGCGATGGCCATGCCGATATACCACACCGGCAGCGGCAGCCGGTTCCACAGTACCAGGATGAGGGCCAATAGCGGCAGGCCCCAGTAATAGGGCAGGCGCTGTTCTAGACACAGCTCGCAGGGCTGCAAGCCGCCGATGAACTGCGATCCCAGCGCCCCCAGAATGGTGGCAAGGCCCAAAAGGAAGGCGATGCCGGTGGCAATCTTGTCGAGGGGACGGGTGGCACTCATGGGCAAAGTCTCTTGAGGTGACGCTTGGGCGAGCCAATAGACCGGCCCGGTGGCAAAAACCAGTCGCAAACGGGGCTGTGATCAATCTCCCGGCAATGTGATGCCAAGAGCCTGGCGCAGCGCAATGGCATTGTCGGGGGCGTGCAGCTTGTCCTCGTGGACGAAATAGGCAAACACATCCCGCCCCTCATCGCGCCAGCTGGCCATGGTCTTTGCCCAATCGGCAATGTCTGCCCCCTCATAGCCCTGGGCATCCGGCCGCGCCGGGCCCTGCAGGCGGCAATAGGCAAAGTCGGCAGTCAGGTCGCGCCCCGGATTGTCCGGCGTGTCGGCAATGACCCGGGCAATATTGTGCCTGGCCATCAGGGCATTGGCTTCGGGTGTATCGAAGCTTGAATGGCGCGGCTCGATGGCATGGCGAATCGGCCCCACGCCGCTCACCTCGAGATAGGGTGGCGCCTTGGCGCCATCGGCTTGCCGCGCCAGCGCCAGATAGCTTTCGACATCCCTGGGCAGAAGCGCAGCGAAGGCGGAAAAGCTGGCTGCATCGAAGGCAAGATTAGGCGGCAATTGCCACACGAACGGTCCCAATCGGTCGCCCAGTGCCAGAGGCCCGGAGCCGAAGAAATTGGCGAGTGGCTGCTCGCAGTTCTTCAGGCGCTTGATATGGGTGACCAGTTGCGGCCCCTTGACCGAGAACCTGAAGCCCTCCGGCGTCTGTGCCGCCCATTTGGCAAAGCTCTCCGGCTTCTGGTTAGCCCGGAAGGTGGCGTTGATCTCGATGCTGGTCAGCCGGCTGGCCGCATGGGCCAACTCGTTCTTCTGCACCAGGCCCTTGGGAAAGAACGTGCCCCGCCAGGGCTCATAGACCCAACCGGCTGTTCCCGTTCGCACCGTTCCCTGTGTCATCGGCAATCTCCTCTTCCCCGACACTGTCTGGTTTGCCCCGCTCTGGCAATCGACGCCGGCCAGGCCTCTGGTTGGCAAATGGTAATGATTTTTTGCCTTATTTGAGTGCATGGTGAACGAAATCTTTCCGGGGGCGCTTCGGATGCGCAGGGCCGCAGCCATTTCCATCGCCGCAACCTTGATCGGCACGCTGACCCCCCAGTCGGCGGCGGCCTGCGAGCAATTGCGCATGGTCAAGGGTGGCGTGGTCGTCTCGGTGACCGATGGCGACACGGTGGTGCTTGATTCGGATCTGGTGGTCCGCCTCATTGGCACCCAGGCCCCCAAATTGCCCCTCGGGCGCGACGATTTCCCAACCTGGCCACTGGCCCCCGAGGCCAAGGCCGCGCTTGAATCCCTGCTCCTGGGCCAGACCGTCCGGCTGGGCTATGGCGGCGAGGAAATGGACCGCTATGGTCGCGCCCTGGCGCACGTTTTCGTCGAGATGCCTCAAGGAGATATCTGGGCACAGCTTCACATGGTGGGCAGCGGGCTGGCGCGGGTCTATTCCTTTCCCGATAACCGCAAATGCCTCGACGCCCTGATGGCAGCCGAGGCGCAGGCGCGCGCGGAAAGGCTTGGAATCTGGGCCGATCCCTATTACAGCGTGCGGGCGGCGGATGATCTCACCACGCTCGCCGATCGGGCCGGCCAGTATGAACTGGTTGAGGGCCGGGTGCTTCTGTCCGAAAAAAGCGGTTCGCGCGTCTATCTCAATTTCGGCCGGTACTGGAAGGAAGACTTCACCGGCGTGATCGAGGCTCCGGCACTGCGTCTGTTTGCTACGGCCGGGCTCAATCCGGAAGACCTGGCTGGGGCTCTGGTGCGCATTCGCGGATGGGTGGACGAACGGGATGGTCCACGCATCGAAATAACCCATCCCGAACAGATCGAGGTTCTGGCACGGCCATGAGCGCGCTTCCCGGCAAAAAAGCCCTGCGCATCGGAATCATCGCAGCGAGCCTCATCGCGCTCGCCGCCTGTTCGTCGATGACCGGTTCCAATATCAGCGTCGGCCGCACTGGCGACAATCCCGCGCCCAAGGTGGTTCCCGAGGGCACGAGCCCGGACGACGCCGTCATTGGCCGGCGTGAGCATCCGCGCATCATCGCAGCCTATGGCGGGGTCTATGAAGACCGCCAGGCCGAGATCATGGTGGCCCGCATTGTCGGCCGCCTGCTCGCCGCCGCCAATCAGCCCAACGCCCAGTTCCAGGTCACCATCCTCGACACCTCCGAGGTCAATGCCTTCGCCCTTCCCGGCGGCTATATCTATGTGACACGCGGCATCCTGGCGCTGGCGTCCGATACCAGTGAACTGGCCGCCGTGCTGGCGCATGAAATTGCCCACGTCACCCTGCGCCACGCCCGCGCCCGCACCGACAAGACGCGCACCACTCAGATCGTCGATCGCGTCATCACCGGCATTTTCGGCGGCGACACCTCGACCGACGCTACCGCCAACCGCACCCGCGAATCGCTGGCCGCCTTCGGCCAGGGCCAGGAACTGGAAGCGGACAAGGAAGGCATCAAATTCGCCGGCAAGGCCGGATACGATCCCCAGGCCGCTGCACGCTTCCTGGGCGTGATGAGCCGCTTTGCCGCCTTCTCGGCCGGGTCCAGCGCCGGGGACGAAGGCTTTTTGTCATCCCATCCCTCGACGCCCTCGCGCATCGAAACCGCCATGGGCACCGCCCGCTCCATGTTTGGCGATGGCCAGGCCGGTGAAACCGACCGCGAAGGCTATCTCGCCGCCATTTCGGGTCTGACCTTCGGCGACAGCCCGGCCCAGGGCTCCATCGTTGGCCAGCGCTTCATCCATCCGGGATCGAAATTTACCTTCACGGTGCCGCAGGGCTATACGCTGCAAAGCACCCAGAGCGCCGTGGTCGGCGTGGCCGGCGACGGTGAAGCCGTGCGTTTCGACAGCGCCCAGGTGCAGCCCAACATGACCCTGAGCGATTATCTGCGCTCCGGCTGGATTGCCGGGCTCAAGGCCGAAACGGTCACGGCCCATCAGTATAACGGCATCGACATGGCCTCGGGCCTGGCCCAGACCGACCAGTGGTTCTTCCGCGTCGCCGTCATGCGCTTCGAGGGGGAAGTTTATCGCTTCATCTTCGCGGCAAAGTCCGACAGCCAGCGCTTCGCCCAGGGCGCCGATGCCACCATTCGCAGCTTCCGCCGCACCGAGGCAGCCGACCTCAGCCAGATTCGCAAGCTCTCGATCCGGCTGGTCACGGCCCGTTCCGGCGACACCGCCGATCGGCTGGCGCGCCAGATGGCCGCGATCCCCGGCGCCACCGAACTCTTCTATATCCTGAATAACCTCTACCCCGGCGATCCGGTCGCCGCCGGCCAGCGCTACAAGGTGGTCAGCCTGCAATAACGGGCGGCATCACTCCGAAGCCGAAAGCGTGTCGAGCTGCGTCTCGATGACATCGGCCGCCCCACCGGCGCCAACGCCGAACAGGTCGATGATGGTATTGCCCAGAACGGTGAAGGACGCGATCAGCGCGACCGCGATCATGGCGGCTAAAAGCCCATATTCGATCGCCGTGGCGCCAGATTCGTCCCGGCCGAACCGCTTCAGGATTTCCACCATGGCCACCCCCGTCCTGGCTCCTCAGAGCAGATCGCACAGAGCCGCGATCAGCGGCTCGTCGGCCGGTGGCATCGGATAGTCGCGCAGGGCCTGAGGCCGCACCCATTTGAGGGCAGCATGCTCACGCGCCTGCGGCGTCCCCTGCCACTTGCGACAGACGTAAAGTGGCATCAACAGGTGAATGCTTTCGTAAGAATGACTGGCGAAGGTGAGTGGTGCGAGGCACGCCTGCTTGGTCTCGATTCCCAGCTCTTCCTGTAATTCGCGGATAAGCGCATCCTCTGGCGTTTCGCCTGTCTCGAGCTTGCCGCCCGGAAATTCCCACAGGCCCGCCAGTGACTTGCCCTCAGGGCGTTGGGCAATCAGCACCCGCCGGTCGGCATCGACCAGGGCGCAGGCGACCACGAGAAGAATGGGTTTGTCGCTCATCATGCCTCTTTCGGGATGCGGTATGAGTAGTCGTACTGATGGGTATAGCCCAGGGACTGGTAGAGGGCCTTGCCGGCGGGGTTGTCGGCCTGGACATTGAGCGCCGCGATCCTGGCGCCGGCGCCATGGGCCCAGGCGTGAATGGTCCGCATCATGGCGGCGCCGAGCCCCTGCCGGCGATGTGCGGCGCTCGTGATGACATTGCCGGTCAGCACGATGCCATCGGCAATGGCAGCCAGCCCCGCCGCGACCGGCACACCCTGGCGATAGACCACGACACCCGCCGCAGGCACCGCCATGGCCGCCAGCAGCGCCGCCATGCGATCCATGGTCCGCTGGTCATGACCCTGCAGAGCCTGTTGTGCCGCAAGGAATTGACCATCGAGCAAAGGCGTCACTTCTGCCTCCGGGTCCGCCTCCGGACGGGCCGCAAGCGGCATGGCATAGAGATGGCTCAAGTCGATGCTTTGCCAGTTCCGCCGGTCCAGTTCTGCCGTCAGGCCCGCGCTTTCCAGGGGTGTCGTGCGCACCACCGGAGGCACGCCGCGCGCGATGAACCAGGCGACCGCCGCATCGAGCCGGGCGGCGCAACCGGCCCCGTCGTCAGCCGCAAAACACTGCAGCGAATTGGCGCGCTTGGTATAGCCATTGGCAGCGCGGCGAACCCAGTGCCCATCCCAATCGATGTCGATGCCGGGCCAGGCCAAAAGCCCGGCTCTCTCGAAGGCTTCCACATCGGGCAGGGACACAATTAACTCCGGTAGTCGCCGTTGATCTCGATATAGCCGTGGGTGAGGTCACAGGTATAGACGCTGGCCCTGCCCTCCCCCAGCCCAAGGCTGACCGTGACTTCGAGGTCCTCGCCCTTCATATAGGCGCTGGTCGCCGCCTCGTCATATCCGTGGGCGCGCTCGCCATCCTTGGCCACGAGCAGATCGCCGAAGCGGATGGCGAGCTTGTCGCGGTCTGCCGGCTCACCGGCCTTGCCGACGGCCATGACCACCCGGCCCCAATTGGCGTCTTCACCGGCAATGGCCGTCTTGACCAGGGGCGAGTCGGCAATGGCCTTGGCGATGCGGAAGGCCGATTGATCGGTCGTGGCGCCCTCGACATTGACCGTGACCTGCTTGGTGGCGCCTTCCCCATCGCGCACCACCAGGATAGCGAGGTCGAACAGCACATCCGAAAGCGCCGCGCCGAACACTTCGGCGCGCGGATCATCCATGCTGGTGATCGGATCGACCCCTGCCTTGCCCGTAGCAAAGGCCAGCAGCGTGTCGGAGGTCGAAGTATCGCTGTCGACGGTAATGGCATTGAAACTCGTCTGCACATGGCGCGCGAGCAGGCTCTGCAGCACATCGGCAGCGATCGGCATGTCGGTAACGACAAAGCTCAGCATGGTCGCCATGTCGGGCGCGATCATCCCCGAACCCTTGGCGATGCCGTTGATGATCACCTCTACCCCGTCAATCTCCAGCACCGCGCCGGAGAGCTTGGGATAGGTGTCGGTGGTCATGATCGCCTTGGCCGGCTCGATCCAGGGGCCATCCGCCAGCCTTGCGGCGCATTGGTCCAGCACACCGGAAAACTTGTTGGCGTCGAGCGGTTCGCCGATGACCCCGGTCGATGCCAGGAAAATGTCCGATCCCGCGCAGCCCAGCGCCCTGGCCGCGATCTCGGCGGTCATTTCGACGCTCTGGCGCCCCTTGACCCCGGTAAAGGCATTGGCATTGCCCGAATTGACGACCAGCCCGCGCGCCTTGCCGCCCGGCAGGTTGGCGCGGCACCAGTCGACCGCCGCCGAGGAGCATTTCGACTTTGTCAGCACGCCCGCCGCCGCCGTGCCCTCGTCAAAGGCCATGAGCAGCACATCGGTGCGGTTCTTGTACTTGATCCCGGCTTCGGCCGTGGCGAAGCGGACCCCCCGGACCGGCGGCAGGTCGGGATAGGTTTTCGGAGCGAGCGGAGAAACGGGATGAGCGGCCATGGAACAACCTTGCGCAAGCAAATCAGGTGGTAAGACGGGTGTGCCCCAAAGCTATGGCAGGTGCAAGGCAGGACCGTGCCAGAGACTTCTCCAATGACCACCATGCATTACCCGTCGGAGGCCATGACCTTCCGACGGGCAGCACGAGTGTTATTCCTGCACGATATCGCGATTGAGATCGTCGCGCACCAGAACGGCGGCAATCTGGTCGAGGCCGTTTTCGATCTTACCCCATGAAATGCCAACCATAAGGGCTCCGTCCAGCCCGAAGATCTGGTTGGCCTTGGCTACTTCGAGATGCTGTACCAAGGGCTTGGCCTTGAAGATTTCATGATTGTTGGTGCCACCGTCCCCCGCCACGTCATTGTCGTAGTGCAGGTGGAACATCACGTCGGCGTCATGGGCTTCCACGACTTCCCATGAGCGGTCTGTCAAGCCACCGATATTCTCGGCCAGTTCCGCATCAGGGCGGATGATCGGCAGCAGACGCAGAATCGCACCAGTCACGCCATCGGGTGATTGGATCTCGAAGACGTCAGGATTGCGCTCTTCCCAGAATTTAACGATCGAAACCGTGGTGTGGTCTAGTTGGTCGCCAAGTTGTTCGCGCACGCCGGCCGCCTTGGCTTCGAGAGCAGCGCGTTTTTCCAGGGCCAGATCGGTCTTGTTGACGAGGTCGGCATATTGCATCAGGGCATCCTCGACCGGCTGGCCGAAATTGTCGATCAGCACCACAGGGGCGATGAGCGCCAGTTTTTCGGCCATTTCGAGATCATTGGCCTGAGAGACGATGAGGTCCGGATCGAGGGCGGCAACCGCCTCGGCGTCGATGGTCTCATCATCGGCGAGCCAGAAGACGCTGGATGTGTCATAGCCCTGAGTGCGACCAAAGACCTTGTTGCCGTGGTGGTCGATCTTTCCGGCGCTGCCGACCGGCGTCACGCCCAGTTCGAGCAGGGCCAGCATGACGTTTTGGTCTGACAGTGTCACAATGCGCTGCGGGTCTTGGGGAATACAGGTATCGCCGCCGACATGGCTGAACAGGCGGAACCCAGTCTCGCAGGTCTGCTGGGCAAGTGATGGCGTTGCGGCAGCCATGGCCAGCCCGAGCACCAGCGTGGAGAAAACAAGCTTCATCGGACATCCTCGAATTTTGGGCCGGTCTGCCGACCCTTCGGAATAATCCTTACTCATTTACTCATGTTTATAGCAAGACGACCTGAGCGATAATTTCCTGCCCGGAAGGAATTGGCATTCCCGCCCCTGTGACCCGGGCAGGGCGTGTCAGGCTGCGCCCTTCTTGACCCCGGCAATGAAGCGCCCGAAGCGCGTGGTGATGGTCGGCACGACAAAGAACACGATCGTGCTCGCCACCATGGGCACGATGATGAAGCTGCGCTGCCAGAATTCCCATCCGGGGGTCATGGTGCTGACCAGGAAGGCATAGCCGACCACGATCGGATAGACGGCAAGGCTCATCAGCAGGGACATGCGGGCGCGGGAAGAGTAGGACATGACGACCTCTATCGAAACGGTACGTTCCGTTATATATCGAAACGAGCCGTTTCGTTCAAGGCTTTTCTTTCACCCTGTTTTTGTCGATAGTGCGCCTATGACGCTTCGCCCGGACACCACAGATGACAGCGCCCGCCGATCCATCGGCGCCCGGCGCAATCCCGCCAGCCAGGAGGCTATTCTGGATGCGGCCGAGGCACTGCTGGAGGAAAGCGGCATTGCCGGATTTTCCATCGAGGCCGTGGCGCGCCGGGCCCGGGCCGGCAAGCCGACCATCTATCGCTGGTGGCCGAACCGCACGCTGCTGATGCTCGATGTCTATCGCCGCTTCAAGAATGCCCGGGCCTTTCCCGATACCGGCTCGCTGCGCGGCGACCTCGTCGCCTTTCTCGAAACGCATTTGCTCGGCTTCTGGCAGAACCGGCTGTGTGGCACGGTCTATCGCGCGGTGATTGCCGAGGCGCAGACCGATGCCGATGCGGCCGCGGCGCTCCATGCCTATCAGGCAGAACGGAAACAGACCGCGATGGTCTTTGTCGACCGCGCCAAGGCGCGTGGCGAGATTGCCGAACATGCCGACGGCGCCATCATCATCGATTTGACCGTCTCGTTCGCCTGGCATCACCTGTTGCTCAATCAGGTGGATTCGGCGCTGGCCTCCGTGCCCACGGTCGTCAGCGCCATCCTGGCCGGCGTTCCAGGCTACCGCCCATAAAAAAGGCCCGGCGCTGTGCCGGGCCTTTGCTCGATCGTTTCGCGCCTATTGCGCTGCGGGTTCAGCCGCCTCTTCGGCCGCGCCGTCCTCGGCCTCAACGGCTTCCTCGGCGGCAGCGCCGGCCTGTTCCTGGGCATCCATGGCCGCCTTGAGCGCGGGGTCGGTTACCTCGACAGTGGTCTTGGCCATGAGCTCATCGACGATGGCCGTGAAATTCTGCATCAGCAACTGCTGCTGAATCTGCGGCGCCACCTGCTCGAAGGCCGGCGGAGCGGACGGGCGCTTTTCTTCCAGCCGGATCACATGCCAGCCGAACTGGGTCTGGACCGGGTCGGACACCTGCCCGGGCTCGGTCAGGGCAAAGGCAGCGGTCTCGAAGGGCGCCACCATCATGCCCTGGCCAAAAAATCCGAGATCGCCGCCATTGCTGGCGCCGGGATCGATCGACTTCTCCTGGGCCAGCGTGGCGAAATCGGCGCCGCCGTCCAGTTCGGCCTTGACCGCCTTGGCCTCTTCCTCGGTCTCGACCAGGATGTGGCTGGCGCGGATTTCATCCTCGGGCACGAATTCGGCGGCGAACTTGTCATATTCCGCACGAACGGCCTCTTCGGTCACCGCCGCCACGATGGCATCGGTGAAATAGGCGCGGCGCAGGGCCCGCTCCTCGAGATATTTCTGCCGCTGGGCGAAGATTTCGGTCTGGTCCATGCCGGCCTCGCGCGCCGCCTGCGACATCACCTTCATGTCGATCAGCACGCGCAGGAGGAAGGCGCGGCGCTCCTCGGCCGGCATCTGCGCCAGGTCCTGCGCCATGTCCTCGGCGGCAAAGCTCATGTCGGATTCGGTAATGGCCTCGCCGCCAACCGTGGCCACCACGGCGTCGGAAGCGGCTGCCGTCGTCTCTGCGGTCGTGGCCTCCTGCGCCTGGGCAAGCGAGGGCACTGCCAGCAGCAGCGCGAGGCCGAGGCTGCGGACGAAACTGATGGGGGCATTGTGCATGGAAATCTGTTCTCCTTGGCCGGATCGATCAGCGACCGGCATGGATCGGGGGCCAGCGGCCCGTCGGGATTGGCCCAACTGGCACGACAACGGGGCCAAAATGTGCCTGTCCCGGGCCATGTCGGCAGAAGGGCGCGGCGGCGTTGGGCAAGGTGTGGCCGATTTCGCCTCCGTTGACAATACTGGACCCCACTCTTACATCTCACCCGCTTTTCCAAAGGGCATGGGCCCGCCGGCGCGTTGCTTCGCGCCGTGACCCTGCCAGCAATCTCATCGGGGAACCTGAGAGCGTTCCCTTAGTTGTGACGAACAAGGATGGGCCGGATGAACCGGCCAGACGACCTGACGTCGCCCGTTCATCCCCAATTCGCCGCCACGCTGAAAAAGGACCGGATAAATGGCACTAGCTGCGCTTGCCAAAAAGATTTTCG includes the following:
- a CDS encoding ABC transporter substrate-binding protein; translation: MKLVFSTLVLGLAMAAATPSLAQQTCETGFRLFSHVGGDTCIPQDPQRIVTLSDQNVMLALLELGVTPVGSAGKIDHHGNKVFGRTQGYDTSSVFWLADDETIDAEAVAALDPDLIVSQANDLEMAEKLALIAPVVLIDNFGQPVEDALMQYADLVNKTDLALEKRAALEAKAAGVREQLGDQLDHTTVSIVKFWEERNPDVFEIQSPDGVTGAILRLLPIIRPDAELAENIGGLTDRSWEVVEAHDADVMFHLHYDNDVAGDGGTNNHEIFKAKPLVQHLEVAKANQIFGLDGALMVGISWGKIENGLDQIAAVLVRDDLNRDIVQE
- a CDS encoding peptidylprolyl isomerase, translated to MHNAPISFVRSLGLALLLAVPSLAQAQEATTAETTAAASDAVVATVGGEAITESDMSFAAEDMAQDLAQMPAEERRAFLLRVLIDMKVMSQAAREAGMDQTEIFAQRQKYLEERALRRAYFTDAIVAAVTEEAVRAEYDKFAAEFVPEDEIRASHILVETEEEAKAVKAELDGGADFATLAQEKSIDPGASNGGDLGFFGQGMMVAPFETAAFALTEPGQVSDPVQTQFGWHVIRLEEKRPSAPPAFEQVAPQIQQQLLMQNFTAIVDELMAKTTVEVTDPALKAAMDAQEQAGAAAEEAVEAEDGAAEEAAEPAAQ
- a CDS encoding TetR/AcrR family transcriptional regulator, coding for MTLRPDTTDDSARRSIGARRNPASQEAILDAAEALLEESGIAGFSIEAVARRARAGKPTIYRWWPNRTLLMLDVYRRFKNARAFPDTGSLRGDLVAFLETHLLGFWQNRLCGTVYRAVIAEAQTDADAAAALHAYQAERKQTAMVFVDRAKARGEIAEHADGAIIIDLTVSFAWHHLLLNQVDSALASVPTVVSAILAGVPGYRP